The genomic interval AACAGGCGGCTGTCGTTGATATAAATTTCAGGCTCAACGGAATCGTTGCTCTGATTGCAGGCATCCTGATTCTGCTCATCCCCCGCCTGCTCAACTACATTATTGCTTTCTACCTGATCCTGATCGGATTGGTGCAGGTATTTAATGTGCGGATTTGACAATCGCCCTTCCCGCGAGCCAACCTGTTGTCCAGGCGCTTTGAAAGTTGAAGCCACCCGTAACCCCATCAATATCGAGGACTTCGCCTGCCAGGTAAAGTCCGGGACAGATGCGGCTTTCCATGGTTTTGAAGTCTACCTGCTTAAGGTTGACCCCACCACAGGTGACGAATTCTTCCTTAAAGGCCCCCTTGCCATTAATCGTATATTGTCCACGGATTAGCTCCTGAACCAGCAGATTCAACGTCTTGTTAGACAACTCCGCCCAGCGTTGCTCTGGGTTAATGCCAATGGGGGAAATTAGCCGCTCCCAGAGGCGGCGGGGAATGGGAACCGGGCAGCTGGTGGCGATCGCCCGCCGGGGTAACTGGGATTTAACCGTCAGCAATTGTTGCCGCAGGGTTTCTGGGTTGTACTGGGGGAGCCAGTTAACCAACAACGTGGCTTGATAGTGGCTGTCGTGCAATGCTCTGGCTCCCCCAGGCAGACAGTTTTAACACCGCTGGGCCGCTCACCCCCCAATGGGTAATCAGGAGTGGTCCAATTTGCTCCAGGTGCGTTTTTTCACCAACCTGTAACCGGAGGTGAACGGCGTTTACAGAAACTCCCGCCAACTCCTGGAGCCGAGGATCGTTGATATTAAATGTAAACAGGGAAGGAACGGGTGGCTCAATTTGGTGTCCAAGGGATTGGGCTATCACATAACCCTGCGGGCTGTTGCCCGTAGCTAACAGCAGGCGATCGCAGGATAACGCTTCCCCCGACTTAAGTTGAACCTGAAACCCCTCCTCCTGCCGCATTACCGATTTTACAACCGCCCCCGTCCAGATTTTCACGCCAGCTCTGGTAGCAGCCTGCATCAAGCTGCCCACGATCGTTTCAGAATCATCGCTGACTGGAAACATCCGCCCATCCGCTTCCGTTTTCAGCTTCACGCCCTGCGCCTCAAACCAGGCGATCGTATCCCTGGGCTGAAACCGAGTAAACGCTCCTCGTAGGGCTTTGCCGCCTCTAGGATAGTGCTGCACCAGCACGGCTGGATCAAAACAGGCATGGGTAACATTGCTCCGCCCCCCACCCGAAACCCTCACCTTACTTAAGGGCTGGCGGGCAGCCTCCAATAGTGTCACCTGGACAGGAGGATAGTTGTGGGGATGGGCAGGATGAACGGAGCTTTTTGCAGAAATTGCCCCGAAGAACCCTGCTGCACCACCGCCGACGATAATGACATGAGATAACTGGGTAGACATGAGGGGGCGTGGAGTGTAGGAGAGTTTTGAGTTTTAAGTTTTAAGTTTTGAATGAGGTGATGGGTGGGGTAATGAGGTGATGGGAATGAGAAAATAATTTTTATCCTTCAGCCTTTATCCTTTCCCTGACACCTGACACCTGTTATCTCTTATCTTTTATCCTTCACTATCACCGGGTTAGAAGTGTGTCCAATCTGGTTTAGAATACTTCATGCAGGTGTTTTAGCCCGTCAGGTTGGCTTTCGAAGCTGCCTGGGTGAGGTGTGACCTGCCGAATAAGGTTACTGAGTTTTGCGATCGCAGGAGCACATCATAATGGGCGAAATTTTTACCGCAGCCGTTTTAGCCCCCGTTCTGATCATGATTGGTTTGGGTTTAGGGTTTTTGATGCTCAAAATCCAGGGTGGCGAAGAGTAAATCTAGCTTATGGGTGATGAATTATGGGTTTTGAGTGAGGACGTTAACCCCAAGCGCTGGCTTAGCAACTTAAACCTCATAACTTAAAACTCATCACTCTCCTCAGTCTTCAGACTCATTGTAAATACGCTGCCACTTCCCGATACACGTTGAGAATGTGCTTGTCCTTGAGGCTAAAAAACATTCCGACTTTGTTTGCGGTGGCCCCCCAGATGTATGGCGCGTAAAGCACGAAGCTGGTGGGAAACGGCAAATTCTGACATTTTTACAGCTGCGGCTAAATCGCATCCACATCATTCCTGAACTGCCAGTCCAGACAGAATACACAGGCGGTTTGCATCTCCTGGCAGGCTAAAAAAACTCTGCCATCCGCTGAGACTTTTCCACGCTGAGAATTTCCCGATGTAATGGGCGCACATGACCCAAATCGATGGGGTGATGAACCGCACAATTAAGGTCATCTGCTTTCTGGGTCGGTCGTTCAGGCTTAACTTTGTCAGGGGCATACTGGGAGTTAGGCATCAGTCAACCAGGATTGTATTGGTTTTAGGAATATCGGACTTGCGAATGGCACACCTCCCCTTGGAGCTAAAACTATTCTATGGAGAAATAACTTCGACTCAAACAGCAGTTCCTTTTTTTTAAGGAACTCGCTGAGAAATAATATCCCGCGTTCATCCCCCCATCCCTAAGTCTATCAACTTCACCATTCCCCTCCCCTGATTCCCATCCTTCCCCCCTCCCCTTTTCAGTTTCTTCAAACAACTCGACTAGAGCAGGGGAAGATTTCTGATAGAATATTGCAAAAAGTTAAGAAATGGCTGCTATTTCTAATGAGCTTATTAATCGTTGGTGCAACTGGCACCTTAGGAAGACAAATTACCCGCCGTGCTTTGGATAAGGGGCACCAGGTTCGTTGCCTGGTGCGCAGTTTCAAAAAAGCAGCATTTCTTAAAGAATGGGGCGCAGAGTTGGTTCCAGGAGACCTGTGTGAGCCAGAAACGCTGAAGCCCGCTTTGGAGGGTATTACAGCGGTAATTGATGCGTCTACAACCCGTCCTACCGATTCTCTCAGTATCAAACAGGTGGATTGGGAAGGAAAGGTGAATTTGATTCAGGCGGCGAAAGCGGCAAATGTGGATCGCTTTATTTTCTTTTCTATTCTCGATGCTGAGAAATATCCGCACGTTCCGCTAATGGAAATTAAACGCTGCACCGAGGAATTTCTTAAGGAATCCGGTTTGAATTATACGATTCTGCGTCCCTGTGGTTTCATGCAAGGGCTGATCGGTCAGTACGCGATTCCAATTCTGGAAGGTCAGGCAGTCTGGGTCATGGGAGACACCTCATCGATCGCCTATATGGACACCCTGGATATCGCAAAATTTGCGGTGCGTGCCCTCAGCGTTCCGGAAACTGGGAAGAAATCTTTTCCGATCGTGGGTTCTCGTGCCTGGGGTGCCTATGAAATCATTCGTTTGTGTGAACGGTTATCTGGGCGGGAGGCGAAGGTGTCACGCATGCCAATTGGGTTGTTGAGAGGTGTACGCAAAGCAACCCGCTTCTTTCAGTGGACCTGGAATATCTCGGATCGACTAGCCTTCGCAGAAGTAGTAGGTACAGGTAAGCCCATGACTGCTTCAATGGATGAAACCTATGCCACCTTTGGTCTCGATCCAAATCAAACGACGACCCTGGAAGCTTATCTGCAAGATTACTTTAGCCGGATCTTGAAGAAGCTCAAGGAACTCGACTACGAGAAGGACAAGGCAAAAGAAAAGAAAAAGAGAACTTACCCCCGGTTTTGAACCCAATGTTGGCATATCTGCTCAGCAGAACTGCCTCAAGATGATATAGTCCCTATAATTTCATTTCACTTTCCTTTGCCGGATATTTGCTGTGGCCTAAAGCTGGCATTATTTACAACGATGAGAAGCCCGTCGCTTGTCGCGCTGCTGCGGAACTAAAAGACAAGCTGATTACTTGTGGCTGGGAAGTTTGTTTGGCAACTGGAATTGGCGGAATTTTGGGCTATTCCAGCCCAGAACGCCCAGTTTGTCATACTCCGATTCATCACCTCAATCCACCGGGGTTTGATATCGATATGTCGTTTGCCATTGTGCTGGGAGGCGATGGTACCGTTTTGTCCGCTTTCCGGCAGGTTGCGCCCTACGGAATTCCTCTACTGACGATCAACACTGGGCACATGGGATTTCTGACGGAAACCTACCTGAACCAGCTTCCCCTGGCGATCGATGCCCTGCTGTCAAACCAGTATGAGATTGAAGAACGGGCCATGTTGACGGTACAGATCGTCCGAGAGCAGGACATGCTCTGGGAAGCACTCTGCCTGAATGAGATGGTAATCCACCGGGAACCGCTCACCAGCATGTGCCACTTTGAGGTAGAAATTGGTCAGCATGCAGCCCTCGATATTGCAGCGGACGGGGTAATTATTTCAACCCCAACCGGTTCGACTGCCTATTCTCTGTCGGCGGGGGGACCCGTTGTAACACCGGGAGTTCCTGTGTTGCAGTTAGTCCCAATTTGCCCCCATTCCCTCGCATCGCGGGCGCTGGTGTTTGCCGATACCGAACCCGTTGTGATCTTTCCTGCCAACCCTAACCGTTTGGTGATGGTGGTAGATGGAAACGGGGGGTGCTACGTTCTGCCAGATGACCAGGTGCATATCCGAAAATCACCCTACACTGCCCGTTTTATTCGGCTGAAATCACCTGAATTTTTCCGAGTTCTGCGGGAAAAATTGGGTTGGGGATTGCCCCACATTGCTAAGCCGACCTCCGTGGAGTTGCCGTAGGGGGCGAGGAGTGAGGAGTAAGGAGGGGAAAGAGTACCTGTGTGCAACCAGACATTCTGCCTGCACGGGTACTGATCGCCCAAAATCCTTTAGACATGCTAAAACAGATAGGATGTACCAGGCAATAATACCTATCTTCCCTTTTTTTGAGAGAACTTATGAACCCAGTCCTATCTGAACCCAGTCCTCGTGTTTTGCTGGTTGAGGCGGACGAAACGCTGGCGAGCCATGTCAGTCTTGATTTAAAGGAATCGGGCTATGAGACGGTAGTGGCGCAGGATGCAGCAAGTGGTTTGCGTCAGGCATCAGAGGTGCAGCCAGCACTGATTGTGGTTGATCGTATGTTAGCTGGGGAGTCGGGGCTGGGATTTTGCAATCGGTTGCGATCGCAGGGAAATCGGGTGCCGGTGCTGTTGCTGATGGCGCGGGATACGGTGGACGATCGGGTTGCCTGTCTGGAAGCTGGAGCGGATGATTATTTCCTGAAACCGTATCGAACCGATGAATTCCTTAAATTAGTGCGTCTGTACTTGCAACCCGATACCCCCAGTAATGAGAAGCTTCGGTTTGGGGATTTAATGTTGGATCTGGCAACCCGGCGCGCGCATCGAAATGGACGGGCGATCGATTTGACCATGAAGGAATTTGAACTGCTCAAATATCTCATGGAGCACCCCCGCGAAGTGCTAACCCGCGAACAGATTTTGGAGAATGTCTGGGGCTATGACTTTGTGGGCGAGTCGAATGTGATTGAAGTTTATATTCGCTATCTGCGGCTGAAAATTGAAGATGAAGGTGAAAAGCGCCTGATTCAAACTGTTCGCGGTGTTGGTTACGTCATGCGAGAAGCTTAGAGGGTGTTTGAAAAGTCCTACTGTCGGTAGCAAAGATGCGATCCCCCTAAGTCCCCCTGATTAAGGGGGACTTTAAGCCTGTTTCCCCCCTTTTTAAGGCTACGGTGTACACACAAGTCGATCGCTGATTCGTTTTCCGAAAACCTGATCCTCCACAACCTTGATTTCTCGTTGCCGGTTCTCAATAAGCCGAGATTATTGAGATTTCAGCCAATTTCCAAAGTTGAGGCAGAGCAAGGGTTTCAGGACTTGTGTTCACAGATTTCCGACTTGTGTGTACACGGTAGCCTTTTTAAGGGGGGTTAGGGGGATCTCTGAGTGGTGCATCTTACAGTCCATACCTTTTCAAACATCCTCTTAGGGTCGCGGATTGATTGAAGTGTCATTCTGCGTAGCGATTGTCTTGGGTGTCAAGGGGTTGAGGAACAACAGTTCACCTAAAAACGCCCAAGAGAAAGCGACAAACCGGAGGAGGGTTTGCGTGTCAGGGAGTGGAATGAAGGTGGACAAACTAAGCAGGAGTTTGCCAGAGCGTGTTGTCGCGAATCATGGCATTGAGAATGACCAGAAGCTTGCGGATACAGGCAACGAGGGCAACAGGTTTAGGTTTGCCTTTTGAGAGCAAGCGTTGATAGAAGTCTCGAATGACAGGGTTGTGACGAGTGGCAACCAGAACTGCCATATACAACCCACAACGAACGCGAGTGCGTCCTCCAGAAATCCTGCGTTTGCCTTTGTGTTTGCCACTGTCCTGGTTGAGGGGCGCGACGCCGACCAAACGAGCAATCTGTTTTTCGTTGAGCTTGCCGAGTTCGGGAAGTTCCACCAAACACAGAGCGGCAGTGAGGGGACCAATGCCCTTCACCGATTGCAAAATCTGGTCTTTGCGTTGCCAATCGGCTTGCTGTTGACCGAGAGTTTGAATCTGCTCATTCAAGGCATCGAGGCGTTGCGCTAAGTGTTTGAGATGCTCTTCGATGTCGGGTTGCACGGTTTGTGAGGCACGCGCTAAGCGATTCTTCTCTGCCACTTGGATTTCGACCAATTGCTGACGGCGGTGCATCAGGTCACTGAGTTGTTGTGCGATTGGGGCAACGACGGCTTGCGGTTGCAGGTTCACACTTTGAGCAAAGCGAGCAATGACTTCGGCATCAATTCTGTCGGTCTTCGCTTTGCCTAAAGCAATGGCGAATCCCTTGACTTTTCGAGGGTTGACGACGGCAACAGCAATCGTAGCGTTGTGCAATCCCACAACAACGGTTCGTTCCAATCCACCCGTCGATTCGAGCACCACTAAGTGCACTGACATTTCTTGAAGTTGTTCAATCAGGCTTTGCACTCCTGCCTCGCTGTTGGGCAACTGTAAGCTCAACCCCTGCGGCAGGATGTACACATCCAGTGTCTCTTTACTGACATCAATCCCAACCCATATCTTTTCAGGTGTCATCGTTTATGCTGAGGTAAGGTTTTGTTGTCCCTTTGACCACTCGTCCTTGCGAATGCGAGATCTCACTCTCCGGCGATCGTTCGAGTTTGCGTCTTAGGGCAAGTGGCGTGGCTCCGAGCGCTACCAATCGGTGTCAAGCACCAGGGGCAATCTGGCTTGCCACGCCTTCTTTAACTTACAGGCACCCACGCTACGCAACGATGTTTCTTTCACCTTAGGGGCGTCGGGTTACCTTCCCTCAACATACAAGGGGCGTGGCATTCGGTAAAAAGCCCTTGCGATTGGCGCAAAGATCTCTGCCGAATGCCGCGCCCGTACAGATAAAGGTTGTTCAAGTTATTTATTCACGCGTCTAAACGAAGTTGTACCGTAATCAATCGAGACCACTATAAAGTCGTAGGGGTAATCCTTGTCTGGTTGCCCCAAATCTTGGTGAGTAAGCACACAGACACTACCCGTGCAAACCCACCATCCATTTATGCAGCAATGCCGATCTGCTGTTTTACGCAATTTTTGTATCCAGAGTTGGTAGTGGAGATGGTAGGAAAGGTGAATGCAGCGGTTTAGCTCCTACCAGTACTCTATAAATTAAGCAAACGAGTAGAGCCAAATAACTAAAGATTCTAGTGTTCTGTCAAGAATTTTTTGAGGGATGCAATCCTCTCAAAAAATACCCTTACCCAACCAACCCTATCTCTCAACTGAAAGCTGACAGACTACTAGAACGCCGGTACAGAAACCGGGTTTCTTCTGTGAGATGCTCAAGTTTCGTTGAATATCCTCACCAGAAACCCGGTTTCTCTAAATACTGTACCGATGCTCTAGTTTGAGTCTGAACAGAACTGCGGGTCTGCCAGCAAACCGCTCAGGTTTCCGGGTGGTATTCACAAAAACCTAATTTCTGGCGGGTACCGATGCCTCAAAGCAAGTGGTCTCCAAATCCCAGAAATCGGGTTTCTTCAAGTTGAGTTGATGAGATTCTGGGCGTTCCAAAGCAGAAACCTGATTGCTTGACCTGTGTTCTTGGAAAACAACTTTTCCATCATTTCTTGCTGCCACAAATCAGATTATTTTTGCCCCTCTAAGGAAGATTCCCATGAATTCTCAAAGTGCTTTTCTGTTGATCCTGTCCTTAGTAATTTCCAGCTTAGCTGTTGCGTTTGATAGCTCGGCTCAAGTTAACAAACAACTCTCTTTAGGGAATTCTTCCAGTCTTGTTCAACCCCATCAATCCATCAAAAGTACCTTGCATTCCCGGATTTATAGGCAACCCAGGGTGGGTGTACCGGGTCGGCGGGAAGGGGCAGGAACGCGCTAAAACGGTTGGTATCGCAGCGAAAAGTAAAACCCGTTATCCTGTAAAGAATCGCCTGGATTATCCATTGAAGTTAAGCGGATTCCATAGTCCAGACGTAATGTTAAGTCGGTACCAATCTGCCAGCGCACGCCTAAGCCTAAACTGGCGATCGTGCTGGGGTCTGGATCTTCTCCACGGGTATTCCAGCCCTTACCGATATCAAAAAAAGGTGTGATTTGCAGAACTCTAGGATCGTAAGTCAGCGGAATGCGAACTTCTATGGAACCCAAAATCCCATTGTCTGCCACTACTTGATTTTCGCGATAGCCTCTGACGGTATTGATGCCACCGATGCTAAATCTTTCTAAGGAGAGCAGGGAGTCGGGGGTAAATTGGGCTGCAATCTGAGCAACGAGCAAAGCCCTGGGAGAAAGTTGCTGCACCCATTGAAACTGCCCCAACCAGGCAAAGAATTGCCCATCTGTACCCGTGTTATTAATAGTTGCACCCAATGCATTGATTCCAAAACTGAACTGCGATCGCGCGGCGAATACTTGTCTTGCACCCCGTTGGCACCCAATCCTGAGAAAACCGGATCACCGTTACCTTCGATTTTCCATCTTCGGGACCTTCTGAAAAAGAAAACGGGATGTCATCTAACAGATAGGTTTGGCTACGCCTCAGATCCAGCGATAAGCCGAGCGCAAATTCTGTTTGCGGCGATCGCACAATTGGTTGGCGGAATCCAATTGAAAAGGTTCTTGACTCACTGCGAATGCCTAAATTCTGGAACGGGGGTTCAATAATTTCGCTATCATCATTGCTGTAACGTAGACTCAGTGTGCCATTCAGTGGATTGAGCGGAACAGCATAACTGACATTATAAAGATTGAGTCCTTCGGTTTTGCCAAACGAAGCACCCAGGCGATCGCCAAAGCCCAACAAATTATTATGTTCCGCGAACACACTGCCTTGAATGGAACCAATGCTAGGAGATTGGCTGTTGTCGATCTCAACTCCTGCATGGAAAGCAGGGGCTTCTTTTAGCTCCACAATCAGCACATTGCGTCCGGGCGTACTCCCTGCCGTGAGTTGGGCATTGACCTGCGCAATCAGTGGATCAATCTGCAAAAGTTGCAATGCAGATTCTAATCTTTGCCGATTCAGCGGGGGGGCAGTTGCCCGTTCTAACCGCCGTCGCACATAGTTTTCTCTTAAGTGGCTTAAACCGCTAATTTCGATGCGCTCTAACTCACCTTCGACAACTTGAATCTGCACAATTCCCCGATTTAGCGCCTGATTATTGGGCAGAAATGCACCAGAAGTGACATAACCATTGTCAACATAAAGTTGAGTAATTTGGGAACGCAACTCCAACAGGTCGTCAAGGGTC from Kovacikia minuta CCNUW1 carries:
- a CDS encoding DUF3096 domain-containing protein, whose amino-acid sequence is MLNYLFLAQQAAVVDINFRLNGIVALIAGILILLIPRLLNYIIAFYLILIGLVQVFNVRI
- a CDS encoding NAD(P)/FAD-dependent oxidoreductase, producing MHDSHYQATLLVNWLPQYNPETLRQQLLTVKSQLPRRAIATSCPVPIPRRLWERLISPIGINPEQRWAELSNKTLNLLVQELIRGQYTINGKGAFKEEFVTCGGVNLKQVDFKTMESRICPGLYLAGEVLDIDGVTGGFNFQSAWTTGWLAGRAIVKSAH
- a CDS encoding aminoacetone oxidase family FAD-binding enzyme, giving the protein MSTQLSHVIIVGGGAAGFFGAISAKSSVHPAHPHNYPPVQVTLLEAARQPLSKVRVSGGGRSNVTHACFDPAVLVQHYPRGGKALRGAFTRFQPRDTIAWFEAQGVKLKTEADGRMFPVSDDSETIVGSLMQAATRAGVKIWTGAVVKSVMRQEEGFQVQLKSGEALSCDRLLLATGNSPQGYVIAQSLGHQIEPPVPSLFTFNINDPRLQELAGVSVNAVHLRLQVGEKTHLEQIGPLLITHWGVSGPAVLKLSAWGSQSIARQPLSSHVVG
- the petM gene encoding cytochrome b6-f complex subunit PetM, yielding MGEIFTAAVLAPVLIMIGLGLGFLMLKIQGGEE
- a CDS encoding SDR family oxidoreductase, producing MSLLIVGATGTLGRQITRRALDKGHQVRCLVRSFKKAAFLKEWGAELVPGDLCEPETLKPALEGITAVIDASTTRPTDSLSIKQVDWEGKVNLIQAAKAANVDRFIFFSILDAEKYPHVPLMEIKRCTEEFLKESGLNYTILRPCGFMQGLIGQYAIPILEGQAVWVMGDTSSIAYMDTLDIAKFAVRALSVPETGKKSFPIVGSRAWGAYEIIRLCERLSGREAKVSRMPIGLLRGVRKATRFFQWTWNISDRLAFAEVVGTGKPMTASMDETYATFGLDPNQTTTLEAYLQDYFSRILKKLKELDYEKDKAKEKKKRTYPRF
- a CDS encoding NAD(+) kinase, which encodes MLWPKAGIIYNDEKPVACRAAAELKDKLITCGWEVCLATGIGGILGYSSPERPVCHTPIHHLNPPGFDIDMSFAIVLGGDGTVLSAFRQVAPYGIPLLTINTGHMGFLTETYLNQLPLAIDALLSNQYEIEERAMLTVQIVREQDMLWEALCLNEMVIHREPLTSMCHFEVEIGQHAALDIAADGVIISTPTGSTAYSLSAGGPVVTPGVPVLQLVPICPHSLASRALVFADTEPVVIFPANPNRLVMVVDGNGGCYVLPDDQVHIRKSPYTARFIRLKSPEFFRVLREKLGWGLPHIAKPTSVELP
- the nblR gene encoding response regulator transcription factor NblR encodes the protein MNPVLSEPSPRVLLVEADETLASHVSLDLKESGYETVVAQDAASGLRQASEVQPALIVVDRMLAGESGLGFCNRLRSQGNRVPVLLLMARDTVDDRVACLEAGADDYFLKPYRTDEFLKLVRLYLQPDTPSNEKLRFGDLMLDLATRRAHRNGRAIDLTMKEFELLKYLMEHPREVLTREQILENVWGYDFVGESNVIEVYIRYLRLKIEDEGEKRLIQTVRGVGYVMREA
- a CDS encoding IS110 family RNA-guided transposase; the protein is MTPEKIWVGIDVSKETLDVYILPQGLSLQLPNSEAGVQSLIEQLQEMSVHLVVLESTGGLERTVVVGLHNATIAVAVVNPRKVKGFAIALGKAKTDRIDAEVIARFAQSVNLQPQAVVAPIAQQLSDLMHRRQQLVEIQVAEKNRLARASQTVQPDIEEHLKHLAQRLDALNEQIQTLGQQQADWQRKDQILQSVKGIGPLTAALCLVELPELGKLNEKQIARLVGVAPLNQDSGKHKGKRRISGGRTRVRCGLYMAVLVATRHNPVIRDFYQRLLSKGKPKPVALVACIRKLLVILNAMIRDNTLWQTPA
- a CDS encoding BamA/TamA family outer membrane protein; the protein is MGATINNTGTDGQFFAWLGQFQWVQQLSPRALLVAQIAAQFTPDSLLSLERFSIGGINTVRGYRENQVVADNGILGSIEVRIPLTYDPRVLQITPFFDIGKGWNTRGEDPDPSTIASLGLGVRWQIGTDLTLRLDYGIRLTSMDNPGDSLQDNGFYFSLRYQPF
- a CDS encoding ShlB/FhaC/HecB family hemolysin secretion/activation protein; translated protein: MNLILRWFSASAFNAAMVAGVALKAVAQSMPPAGATVPPSAPGTIEQITPTPSESPSPLPTTPPPASTPAPSLEIPAPPSPPEIVSPSQERFRVKKIEVLGNTVLQQEIADLVKQYLAKQDVKKAPESQGLTLDDLLELRSQITQLYVDNGYVTSGAFLPNNQALNRGIVQIQVVEGELERIEISGLSHLRENYVRRRLERATAPPLNRQRLESALQLLQIDPLIAQVNAQLTAGSTPGRNVLIVELKEAPAFHAGVEIDNSQSPSIGSIQGSVFAEHNNLLGFGDRLGASFGKTEGLNLYNVSYAVPLNPLNGTLSLRYSNDDSEIIEPPFQNLGIRSESRTFSIGFRQPIVRSPQTEFALGLSLDLRRSQTYLLDDIPFSFSEGPEDGKSKVTVIRFSQDWVPTGCKTSIRRAIAVQFWNQCIGCNY